A region of Acidisarcina sp. DNA encodes the following proteins:
- a CDS encoding response regulator transcription factor, producing the protein MGDTPTRIVIADTGQANCEALGRALARYPDFRLVGYAFHTSDLLRLAIDHDAHIAVVRENLNEGRRSGLAAIQQLARSHPETRSLLLAESLERDDVVSAFQSAARGIMQYPVPDLDMLAKAVKQINNGQIWANSLQLQYLVETLSQIKRSPIVTADAEALLSKREQEVLMLLAEGFSNKEIAASLHVSEHTVKNHLFRMFEKLGVSSRMEAVLAAFGSPASLPRPTIQ; encoded by the coding sequence ATGGGCGATACCCCTACCAGGATAGTGATCGCGGACACGGGCCAGGCAAATTGTGAAGCTCTGGGGCGCGCACTGGCGCGGTACCCTGATTTCCGGCTCGTTGGCTATGCATTCCATACCTCGGACCTGCTCAGGCTCGCTATCGACCACGATGCTCACATTGCCGTCGTCAGGGAGAATCTGAACGAAGGCCGCCGTTCTGGCCTTGCCGCGATTCAGCAACTGGCACGCTCCCACCCGGAGACCCGTTCCCTGCTGCTCGCCGAAAGCCTCGAACGCGACGATGTCGTCAGCGCCTTCCAATCGGCAGCCCGCGGAATTATGCAGTATCCTGTGCCCGATCTCGACATGCTGGCAAAAGCAGTCAAGCAGATCAACAACGGGCAAATATGGGCCAATAGCCTGCAACTGCAATATCTCGTGGAAACACTCTCGCAGATCAAGCGCTCCCCGATCGTCACCGCCGACGCGGAAGCACTCCTGAGCAAGCGTGAGCAGGAGGTCCTCATGCTTCTTGCCGAGGGCTTTAGTAACAAGGAAATTGCGGCTTCTCTCCACGTGAGCGAACACACGGTAAAGAATCACCTCTTCCGCATGTTTGAAAAGCTCGGTGTCTCCAGCCGCATGGAAGCGGTTCTGGCCGCTTTCGGTTCTCCTGCGTCTCTTCCCCGGCCCACAATTCAGTAA